In Oreochromis niloticus isolate F11D_XX linkage group LG18, O_niloticus_UMD_NMBU, whole genome shotgun sequence, one genomic interval encodes:
- the LOC100711803 gene encoding chemokine XC receptor 1-like isoform X1, with translation MQSSVLKRKERKKERKKERKEKADEAKLDIYVQLHRCSSSASLLCISSVCNNFNAARNVAFRNLTMESSYTTEEEHYLCEVNFSTFTGNLFILIFILSVICNSLLLCVLFIYENLKSITNIFILNLACSDLIFTITLPFWAVDHLHHWVFGDFFCKLISAAFFVGLYSSVILLTAMTVDRFITVVLHNRLNKLDRTKYTIGACVAAWVISISASVSEAVNTKVGNWENYTYCLASEDILGQHLQVSLLFFLPFAIVIFCYSAILKKVLQALNRKKHRAVVVLLCIVAAFFICWGPYHIMLLINSLYTPKGCKTQERLAIMSCICEMLAYSHCCMNPLLYMISQKMRKHLLNLLRCENVCRKNRERDTGQNTTISQKVVFTEQSTAVNEDLHDYPLNNLS, from the exons atgcAGTCCAGTGTtttgaagagaaaagaaagaaagaaagaaagaaagaaagaaagaaaagaaaaagcagacgAAGCAAAGTTAGATATTTATGTCCAACTCCATCGGTGTTCATCATCAGCAAGCCTTCTGTGCATCAGTTCAGTCTGCAACAACTTCAACGCTGCACGAAACGTTGCATTCAG aAACTTGACAATGGAAAGCAGCTACACAACTGAAGAAGAACATTATCTATGTGAGGTTAACTTTTCAACCTTTACTGGCAATTTGTTCATCTTGATCTTCATCCTCAGTGTCATATGCAACAGTCTCCTCTTATGTGTCCTTTTCATCTACGAGAACCTGAAAAGTATCACAAATATTTTCATCCTGAACCTGGCTTGCTCTGATTTGATCTTCACCATCACACTTCCATTCTGGGCTGTTGATCATTTACACCACTGGGTCTTTGGAGACTTTTTCTGCAAATTGATTTCTGCCGCATTCTTTGTTGGTCTGTACAGCAGTGTCATTCTGCTGACTGCAATGACAGTGGATCGTTTCATTACTGTGGTGCTGCACAACCGGCTGAACAAACTAGACAGAACGAAGTACACAATTGGTGCTTGTGTAGCTGCCTGGGTCATCAGCATCTCTGCATCCGTGAGTGAAGCCGTGAATACAAAGGTGGGAAACTGGGAGAATTATACCTACTGTCTGGCATCTGAAGACATCCTCGGACAACACCTCCAAGTGTCACTGCTATTCTTCCTCCCATTTGCCATTGTTATTTTCTGCTATTCTGCCATCCTCAAGAAGGTTTTACAAGCTTTAAACAGAAAGAAGCACAGGGCTGTAGTTGTGCTGTTGTGTattgttgcagcatttttcattTGCTGGGGGCCATACCATATTATGCTTTTAATCAATTCTCTCTATACACCCAAAGGTTGTAAGACACAGGAACGGTTGGCTATTATGTCTTGTATTTGTGAAATGCTTGCCTATTCTCATTGCTGTATGAACCCTCTGCTGTATATGATCTCACAGAAGATGCGAAAGCATCTGTTGAATCTTTTGCGCTGTGAAAATGTGTGCAGgaagaacagagagagagacactggTCAGAACACAACTATTAGCCAGAAAGTTGTTTTCACAGAACAAAGTACTGCTGTCAACGAGGACCTGCATGACTATCCATTAAACAATCTTTCTTAA
- the LOC100711803 gene encoding chemokine XC receptor 1-like isoform X2, producing the protein MESSYTTEEEHYLCEVNFSTFTGNLFILIFILSVICNSLLLCVLFIYENLKSITNIFILNLACSDLIFTITLPFWAVDHLHHWVFGDFFCKLISAAFFVGLYSSVILLTAMTVDRFITVVLHNRLNKLDRTKYTIGACVAAWVISISASVSEAVNTKVGNWENYTYCLASEDILGQHLQVSLLFFLPFAIVIFCYSAILKKVLQALNRKKHRAVVVLLCIVAAFFICWGPYHIMLLINSLYTPKGCKTQERLAIMSCICEMLAYSHCCMNPLLYMISQKMRKHLLNLLRCENVCRKNRERDTGQNTTISQKVVFTEQSTAVNEDLHDYPLNNLS; encoded by the coding sequence ATGGAAAGCAGCTACACAACTGAAGAAGAACATTATCTATGTGAGGTTAACTTTTCAACCTTTACTGGCAATTTGTTCATCTTGATCTTCATCCTCAGTGTCATATGCAACAGTCTCCTCTTATGTGTCCTTTTCATCTACGAGAACCTGAAAAGTATCACAAATATTTTCATCCTGAACCTGGCTTGCTCTGATTTGATCTTCACCATCACACTTCCATTCTGGGCTGTTGATCATTTACACCACTGGGTCTTTGGAGACTTTTTCTGCAAATTGATTTCTGCCGCATTCTTTGTTGGTCTGTACAGCAGTGTCATTCTGCTGACTGCAATGACAGTGGATCGTTTCATTACTGTGGTGCTGCACAACCGGCTGAACAAACTAGACAGAACGAAGTACACAATTGGTGCTTGTGTAGCTGCCTGGGTCATCAGCATCTCTGCATCCGTGAGTGAAGCCGTGAATACAAAGGTGGGAAACTGGGAGAATTATACCTACTGTCTGGCATCTGAAGACATCCTCGGACAACACCTCCAAGTGTCACTGCTATTCTTCCTCCCATTTGCCATTGTTATTTTCTGCTATTCTGCCATCCTCAAGAAGGTTTTACAAGCTTTAAACAGAAAGAAGCACAGGGCTGTAGTTGTGCTGTTGTGTattgttgcagcatttttcattTGCTGGGGGCCATACCATATTATGCTTTTAATCAATTCTCTCTATACACCCAAAGGTTGTAAGACACAGGAACGGTTGGCTATTATGTCTTGTATTTGTGAAATGCTTGCCTATTCTCATTGCTGTATGAACCCTCTGCTGTATATGATCTCACAGAAGATGCGAAAGCATCTGTTGAATCTTTTGCGCTGTGAAAATGTGTGCAGgaagaacagagagagagacactggTCAGAACACAACTATTAGCCAGAAAGTTGTTTTCACAGAACAAAGTACTGCTGTCAACGAGGACCTGCATGACTATCCATTAAACAATCTTTCTTAA
- the LOC100711532 gene encoding plexin domain-containing protein 2 isoform X2: protein MATTKTVYLVRCLVFVLQLEISFVRLKSAYGLYPANMQEPSSLLQRLYIISVNHQPRERRWASRPRSEAPDRTADKRGHYRNQHQSEESDPNVMMEDEPSNSTQIVDMDHVYYTSKIYAPGDAAGKELWVNISKMEADQQKVRGFLSSTHRQAERVNLSFDFPFYGHLLKEITVATGGFIYTGNIIHRMLTATQYVAPLMANFDPSLSKNSSVFYFDNGTALVVQWNRLHLQDNISVGAFTFQAALHSDGRIVFAYKQIPISISDISSENHPVKVGLSDAFMVLHELEQIPNVRRRTIYEYHKVDIPLSKISRLTAVEMLPLPTCLQFSSCGPCVTSQIGFNCSWCSKLQRCSSGFDRKRQDWVDLGCPEERQNLRCPRMTEVTNATSHHLRHRTTPVTVSAGQQRTSGITSTPETPTVTIPSTHSSISRETKSHPQRPTNKSADDGAETAFHISDTREEASTHTYEGSPMRLLVGVLVVMVLLAAAILTYIYVYNHPTSSASIFFMERRPTHWPILKFRRGSGRPSYAEVEAPGQDRDSIVVIDPKKCFVISDRRESEQKEGFVIPDQRERFLSSESS from the exons ATGGCGACGACAAAGACGGTTTATCTCGTCAGATGTCTGGTCTTTGTTCTCCAGCTTGAAATCAGCTTCGTGAGGCTAAAATCCGCCTACG GACTCTACCCTGCCAACATGCAGGAGCCGTCTTCTCTCCTCCAGAGGTTATATATAATCTCTGTGAACCACCAGCCCAGAGAACGGAGGTGGGCATCTAGGCCCAGGTCTGAGGCCCCTGACAGGACTGCAGATAAACGGGGCCACTACAGAAACCAACACCAGTCAGAGGAGTCAGATCCAAATGTAATGATGGAGGATGAGCCCAGTAATTCTACACAGATTGTA GATATGGATCATGTCTACTACACATCTAAAATCTATGCTCCTGGAGATGCAGCTGGTAAAGAGTTGTGGGTCAACATCAGTAAGATGGAGGCGGATCAGCAGAAGGTCCGTGGCTTCCTGTCCAGCACTCACCGACAAGCTGAG AGAGTGAATCTTTCCTTTGACTTTCCTTTTTATGGCCATTTACTCAAAGAAATCACAGTTGCAACTGGAG GTTTTATTTACACTGGAAACATAATCCATCGGATGCTCACAGCCACTCAGTACGTCGCTCCTCTGATGGCCAATTTTGATCCAAGCCTGTCGAAAAACTCATCTGTGTTTTACTTCGATAACG GCACAGCACTGGTGGTTCAGTGGAACCGCCTTCACCTCCAGGACAACATCAGCGTGGGAGCTTTCACCTTCCAGGCCGCTCTGCACAGTGACGGGCGGATTGTCTTTGCCTACAAACAG ATTCCTATTAGCATCAGCGACATCAGCTCTGAGAATCATCCTGTCAAAGTGGGCTTGTCCGATGCCTTTATGGTGCTTCATGAGCTAGAGCAGATTCCCA ATGTTCGTCGGAGAACCATCTATGAGTATCACAAAGTCGACATTCCACTGTCCAAAATCTCCCGTTTAACAGCTGTGGAGATGCTTCCTCTCCCTA CGTGTCTGCAGTTCTCCAGCTGTGGCCCATGTGTCACTTCTCAGATTGGCTTTAACTGCAGCTGGTGCAGTAAGCTACAAAG ATGTTCCAGTGGTTTTGATCGTAAACGGCAGGACTGGGTTGACCTTGGCTGTCCAGAGGAG AGGCAGAATCTGCGATGTCCCCGGATGACGGAAGTCACAAACGCCACATCACATCACCTGAGACACCGAACCACTCCAGTTACTGTGTCTGCAGGGCAGCAGAGGACCTCTGGCATCACCTCCACCCCTGAGACTCCCACTGTCACCATCCCCTCAAcacacagcagcatcagcagAGAAACAAAATCACATCCACAGCGTCCCaccaacaaatctgcagatg ATGGTGCAGAGACTGCTTTTCACATCAGTGACACAC GAGAGGAGGCGAGCACCCACACCTACGAAGGATCGCCGATGCGTCTGCTGGTGGGAGTCCTCGTAGTGATGGTCCTGCTGGCAGCAGCCATCCTTACATACATCTACGTGTATAACCACCCCACGTCCAGCGCCAGCATCTTCTTCATGGAG CGACGCCCAACCCATTGGCCAATCCTAAAGTTCAGGCGAGGCTCGGGTCGTCCTTCCTACGCTGAGGTGGAAGCTCCCGGTCAGGACCGAGACAGCATCGTGGTCATCGATCCCAAAAAGTGTTTTGTGATTTCCGACAGACGAGAGAGCGAACAGAAAGAAGGATTCGTCATTCCTGATCAGAGGGAGCGCTTCCTAAGTTCAGAGAGCTCCTGA
- the LOC100711532 gene encoding plexin domain-containing protein 2 isoform X1 → MATTKTVYLVRCLVFVLQLEISFVRLKSAYGLYPANMQEPSSLLQRLYIISVNHQPRERRWASRPRSEAPDRTADKRGHYRNQHQSEESDPNVMMEDEPSNSTQIVDMDHVYYTSKIYAPGDAAGKELWVNISKMEADQQKVRGFLSSTHRQAERVNLSFDFPFYGHLLKEITVATGGFIYTGNIIHRMLTATQYVAPLMANFDPSLSKNSSVFYFDNGTALVVQWNRLHLQDNISVGAFTFQAALHSDGRIVFAYKQIPISISDISSENHPVKVGLSDAFMVLHELEQIPNVRRRTIYEYHKVDIPLSKISRLTAVEMLPLPTCLQFSSCGPCVTSQIGFNCSWCSKLQRCSSGFDRKRQDWVDLGCPEERQNLRCPRMTEVTNATSHHLRHRTTPVTVSAGQQRTSGITSTPETPTVTIPSTHSSISRETKSHPQRPTNKSADDGAETAFHISDTPGEEASTHTYEGSPMRLLVGVLVVMVLLAAAILTYIYVYNHPTSSASIFFMERRPTHWPILKFRRGSGRPSYAEVEAPGQDRDSIVVIDPKKCFVISDRRESEQKEGFVIPDQRERFLSSESS, encoded by the exons ATGGCGACGACAAAGACGGTTTATCTCGTCAGATGTCTGGTCTTTGTTCTCCAGCTTGAAATCAGCTTCGTGAGGCTAAAATCCGCCTACG GACTCTACCCTGCCAACATGCAGGAGCCGTCTTCTCTCCTCCAGAGGTTATATATAATCTCTGTGAACCACCAGCCCAGAGAACGGAGGTGGGCATCTAGGCCCAGGTCTGAGGCCCCTGACAGGACTGCAGATAAACGGGGCCACTACAGAAACCAACACCAGTCAGAGGAGTCAGATCCAAATGTAATGATGGAGGATGAGCCCAGTAATTCTACACAGATTGTA GATATGGATCATGTCTACTACACATCTAAAATCTATGCTCCTGGAGATGCAGCTGGTAAAGAGTTGTGGGTCAACATCAGTAAGATGGAGGCGGATCAGCAGAAGGTCCGTGGCTTCCTGTCCAGCACTCACCGACAAGCTGAG AGAGTGAATCTTTCCTTTGACTTTCCTTTTTATGGCCATTTACTCAAAGAAATCACAGTTGCAACTGGAG GTTTTATTTACACTGGAAACATAATCCATCGGATGCTCACAGCCACTCAGTACGTCGCTCCTCTGATGGCCAATTTTGATCCAAGCCTGTCGAAAAACTCATCTGTGTTTTACTTCGATAACG GCACAGCACTGGTGGTTCAGTGGAACCGCCTTCACCTCCAGGACAACATCAGCGTGGGAGCTTTCACCTTCCAGGCCGCTCTGCACAGTGACGGGCGGATTGTCTTTGCCTACAAACAG ATTCCTATTAGCATCAGCGACATCAGCTCTGAGAATCATCCTGTCAAAGTGGGCTTGTCCGATGCCTTTATGGTGCTTCATGAGCTAGAGCAGATTCCCA ATGTTCGTCGGAGAACCATCTATGAGTATCACAAAGTCGACATTCCACTGTCCAAAATCTCCCGTTTAACAGCTGTGGAGATGCTTCCTCTCCCTA CGTGTCTGCAGTTCTCCAGCTGTGGCCCATGTGTCACTTCTCAGATTGGCTTTAACTGCAGCTGGTGCAGTAAGCTACAAAG ATGTTCCAGTGGTTTTGATCGTAAACGGCAGGACTGGGTTGACCTTGGCTGTCCAGAGGAG AGGCAGAATCTGCGATGTCCCCGGATGACGGAAGTCACAAACGCCACATCACATCACCTGAGACACCGAACCACTCCAGTTACTGTGTCTGCAGGGCAGCAGAGGACCTCTGGCATCACCTCCACCCCTGAGACTCCCACTGTCACCATCCCCTCAAcacacagcagcatcagcagAGAAACAAAATCACATCCACAGCGTCCCaccaacaaatctgcagatg ATGGTGCAGAGACTGCTTTTCACATCAGTGACACAC CAGGAGAGGAGGCGAGCACCCACACCTACGAAGGATCGCCGATGCGTCTGCTGGTGGGAGTCCTCGTAGTGATGGTCCTGCTGGCAGCAGCCATCCTTACATACATCTACGTGTATAACCACCCCACGTCCAGCGCCAGCATCTTCTTCATGGAG CGACGCCCAACCCATTGGCCAATCCTAAAGTTCAGGCGAGGCTCGGGTCGTCCTTCCTACGCTGAGGTGGAAGCTCCCGGTCAGGACCGAGACAGCATCGTGGTCATCGATCCCAAAAAGTGTTTTGTGATTTCCGACAGACGAGAGAGCGAACAGAAAGAAGGATTCGTCATTCCTGATCAGAGGGAGCGCTTCCTAAGTTCAGAGAGCTCCTGA
- the LOC100711532 gene encoding plexin domain-containing protein 2 isoform X3 — protein sequence MATTKTVYLVRCLVFVLQLEISFVRLKSAYGLYPANMQEPSSLLQRLYIISVNHQPRERRWASRPRSEAPDRTADKRGHYRNQHQSEESDPNDMDHVYYTSKIYAPGDAAGKELWVNISKMEADQQKVRGFLSSTHRQAERVNLSFDFPFYGHLLKEITVATGGFIYTGNIIHRMLTATQYVAPLMANFDPSLSKNSSVFYFDNGTALVVQWNRLHLQDNISVGAFTFQAALHSDGRIVFAYKQIPISISDISSENHPVKVGLSDAFMVLHELEQIPNVRRRTIYEYHKVDIPLSKISRLTAVEMLPLPTCLQFSSCGPCVTSQIGFNCSWCSKLQRCSSGFDRKRQDWVDLGCPEERQNLRCPRMTEVTNATSHHLRHRTTPVTVSAGQQRTSGITSTPETPTVTIPSTHSSISRETKSHPQRPTNKSADDGAETAFHISDTPGEEASTHTYEGSPMRLLVGVLVVMVLLAAAILTYIYVYNHPTSSASIFFMERRPTHWPILKFRRGSGRPSYAEVEAPGQDRDSIVVIDPKKCFVISDRRESEQKEGFVIPDQRERFLSSESS from the exons ATGGCGACGACAAAGACGGTTTATCTCGTCAGATGTCTGGTCTTTGTTCTCCAGCTTGAAATCAGCTTCGTGAGGCTAAAATCCGCCTACG GACTCTACCCTGCCAACATGCAGGAGCCGTCTTCTCTCCTCCAGAGGTTATATATAATCTCTGTGAACCACCAGCCCAGAGAACGGAGGTGGGCATCTAGGCCCAGGTCTGAGGCCCCTGACAGGACTGCAGATAAACGGGGCCACTACAGAAACCAACACCAGTCAGAGGAGTCAGATCCAAAT GATATGGATCATGTCTACTACACATCTAAAATCTATGCTCCTGGAGATGCAGCTGGTAAAGAGTTGTGGGTCAACATCAGTAAGATGGAGGCGGATCAGCAGAAGGTCCGTGGCTTCCTGTCCAGCACTCACCGACAAGCTGAG AGAGTGAATCTTTCCTTTGACTTTCCTTTTTATGGCCATTTACTCAAAGAAATCACAGTTGCAACTGGAG GTTTTATTTACACTGGAAACATAATCCATCGGATGCTCACAGCCACTCAGTACGTCGCTCCTCTGATGGCCAATTTTGATCCAAGCCTGTCGAAAAACTCATCTGTGTTTTACTTCGATAACG GCACAGCACTGGTGGTTCAGTGGAACCGCCTTCACCTCCAGGACAACATCAGCGTGGGAGCTTTCACCTTCCAGGCCGCTCTGCACAGTGACGGGCGGATTGTCTTTGCCTACAAACAG ATTCCTATTAGCATCAGCGACATCAGCTCTGAGAATCATCCTGTCAAAGTGGGCTTGTCCGATGCCTTTATGGTGCTTCATGAGCTAGAGCAGATTCCCA ATGTTCGTCGGAGAACCATCTATGAGTATCACAAAGTCGACATTCCACTGTCCAAAATCTCCCGTTTAACAGCTGTGGAGATGCTTCCTCTCCCTA CGTGTCTGCAGTTCTCCAGCTGTGGCCCATGTGTCACTTCTCAGATTGGCTTTAACTGCAGCTGGTGCAGTAAGCTACAAAG ATGTTCCAGTGGTTTTGATCGTAAACGGCAGGACTGGGTTGACCTTGGCTGTCCAGAGGAG AGGCAGAATCTGCGATGTCCCCGGATGACGGAAGTCACAAACGCCACATCACATCACCTGAGACACCGAACCACTCCAGTTACTGTGTCTGCAGGGCAGCAGAGGACCTCTGGCATCACCTCCACCCCTGAGACTCCCACTGTCACCATCCCCTCAAcacacagcagcatcagcagAGAAACAAAATCACATCCACAGCGTCCCaccaacaaatctgcagatg ATGGTGCAGAGACTGCTTTTCACATCAGTGACACAC CAGGAGAGGAGGCGAGCACCCACACCTACGAAGGATCGCCGATGCGTCTGCTGGTGGGAGTCCTCGTAGTGATGGTCCTGCTGGCAGCAGCCATCCTTACATACATCTACGTGTATAACCACCCCACGTCCAGCGCCAGCATCTTCTTCATGGAG CGACGCCCAACCCATTGGCCAATCCTAAAGTTCAGGCGAGGCTCGGGTCGTCCTTCCTACGCTGAGGTGGAAGCTCCCGGTCAGGACCGAGACAGCATCGTGGTCATCGATCCCAAAAAGTGTTTTGTGATTTCCGACAGACGAGAGAGCGAACAGAAAGAAGGATTCGTCATTCCTGATCAGAGGGAGCGCTTCCTAAGTTCAGAGAGCTCCTGA